Below is a genomic region from Candidatus Sulfotelmatobacter sp..
CCCACCCGAGCCGCCATGTCCGCACGCACTCTGATTGTCATTGCTTCCCGTCCCGCCCGCGCCGGCGTTCGAGCCGGGCAGGCCGGGTCCTCCGGTGCCCCCGTCCGAACCGTTGCTGGCGCTGCCCGAGCGGATCTGAACCCGCGAGAAGGTGTAGTCGGAGCACGACGTCAGGCGCACTGCGTAGACGGAGTTGCCTCGCCCGCCCGTGGTTCCCGACGCGCCGCCGGGCAAGACGTTCAGCGCCAGGTCGGCGATCCTGAAGCCGGTGACCGCGTTGAGGTCGAGTCCGGTGTAGTGGCCCACCAGGGTTCCGTTGACCAGCGAGCCCACGTATTGGGGAATGATCAGGATATTGGTCGGAGTCGCAAGGCTCTTGGACCAGACCGTTCCCCCGGCGACGAAACCGCCCTCAATGGCCGCCCCGTTGGGAATCGAGATCTCGCCGCTCGAAGCCTTGTCCCATTCATAGGAGCCGCCGGCGATGCGGAGCGAATCGCCGGGGCCGATCCTGGAGAACCCGGTCACGAGATCCACGGGGTCGGTAGCGCCTCCGCTCCCGCCCGGCGATCCGAGTGGCGACACGTAGACCACCGTGCCGGACGCGAAAACGGGCGCGGTCATGAGAGCAAGCCCCAACAGAACCGAGATCGACGGGTGTACGCGCATTGAAGAGATCCTCCCGAGAGGCGCTGTTCCTGGGGAACGCTACAGTTGGGCTCGAGGAGACCGAATTGCGACCGCCTGCCCCGGTGTCCGGGCCACAGCCAAGCCTCTCTACTCGGGTATGCGGAGAAATCGCTCCAGACGCGCAAACGGCGACTGAAGATCACCGATCTCCCAGTAGCTTGGGGGACACCCGTTCACAGAAATGCGGGTGAGCCAAACGAGTCGCTCGAGCGGGGTCAAAGCCCCCGGTAGCCAGTGCGGATTCGACTGCCGGCTGCTACATTCCTCGCTCCATGATCCGCCGCCGGCACGCTCCAACCCTCGCTGCAGGCGGGGCGCTCCTCACGATCGCCCTGCTGGTTCGAGCGCTGCTGTTCGACGCGGGATCGCTCGTTCATGACCCCGAGGCGGCGGCGGCTCGCAGCCCGCGGCCGGCACGAGACGAATTCGATGCGCGCGACCACGATGCCGACGCGCCTCGCCTCGAGCTGCCGGGCGCCCTGATCCCCCGCGCCGGCCAGGAGATCGAGCTGCGATGGAATGCCGGGGATTCCATTCGTGAGCTCGAGTTCCTGCTCTCGACCGATGGCGGCCGAACCTATCGGGAATGCACGCCGCCGCGGCTCGATCCCCGATTGCGAAAGGTGCGCTGGCGCGTGCCCGACGGCGACGCGGGAGCGTTGCGGCTCCGAATCCGCTACAACCGAGGAGGACAGGAGATCGAAGGCGCTCCGATCGCCCTCGCGCGCCCGAACGCACCGGACCTGCCCGACCTGCCTCTGGCGTTGCCGCTCGCCGACGGCGCCGCGAGCGAGCCTCCCTCGCGCGACGGCCACGCCTCGGGCTCCACCGGCGAGTTCTGGGCCGCCGACGACCGCGCGAGTCCCCAGGCGCGGCCGATCGCGGCCTTCATCGGGCTTGCCCCGGCGCCTGCGTCAGGTTCGCGGCGGGCGCCCCGGTGCTTCTCCACGCCGTTCCGCCGAGAACCTGCCTTCCTGCCGTTGCGGATCTGAGCGCGTCGCTCGACCGCTTCCGCGGTCGCTGCCTTGCTCCGATCACGCTGCGGTCCCTGCCACGCGCCTGGACCCCGGCAGTGCATTCACCCTGGCTCGAGGACCACCCATGCCCCCCATCCATTCTCCCGCCCAACCGACACGCGGGACCACGCTGGCCATTTCGCTGATTCTCGCCGCGCTCGCGCCCACCGGCGCGCTCGCCGCCACCTCGGTCGGCGGCACCATTACCGATTCCCGCACGCACCTGCCGATCGCCCAGGCGCTGGTACGTGCCGAGGGGATGCCATTCAAGGCCACCACAAATGAGAGCGGGCGCTACTCGCTGAGCGGTGACCGGGACGTCGCCACGCTGGTCGTCACGCGGATCGGCTACCAGGAGAAGACCGTGACGGTGACCGACAGCACGATGGACATCGAGCTCGAGCCGGCGGCGGTCGAGGTCGGCGCCGTCGAGGTGACCGGCCGCGCGATCGGGAAGCCTCAGCTCGACGACGCCCGGGCCACCGGAACCCTCACCGAGAAGGACCTCGGCCGCGGGAACTCCCTCAATCTCGAGAACTCGATCAACACGATTCCCGGCGTGTTCATGCAATCGCGCACGCCCTGGGGCGGCGCTCACATCCAGATCCGGGGCTACTATCCGAACTATTCGCAGAACTCGAACGGCTTCGGATCCCAGGCGTTCATCAACCAGATCCCCATCACCGACGCGACCGGCCAGACCATCCTCGACGACGTCGATTTCTCGACACTCGGCAAGGTCGAGGTGATCAAGGGCCCGTCGTCGAGCGTCTACGGCAGCGCCATCGGCGGAACCGTGAATTTCACCACGGCCAGGCCGGCGCCCGACCGAAGCGATCTCTCCCAGGAACTGGTAGGAGGAAGTGACGGACTGTTCCGCACCAACACCATTTTCGGCCACGCCGACGATCACTCGGCCCTGATGGCGAACTATGGCCATCAGACCTACGACTCCTTCCGCCCCAACAGCCGTTCCAAGAAGGACTACGCCTACGTCGCGGGTGACTTCAAGGCCGGCGGGCGGCAGGACATCTCGACCTATTTCTCGTACAACAATTCCTACGAGCAGCTCGCCGGTGAGATCGACAGCACCGACTTCTACAACCGCAGGGCGATCGACAATCCGGTCTACGCCGCGAACAAGTCCAAGATTTCGATCGAGAGCGAGCGTGCGGGCTTCACCCACGAGTACCGGTTTGAAGACGATCTGAGCCTGCGCTCGACCTTCTTCGGGATCGGTCAGACCACCAGCCAGCCGTTCGCCCACGGCTTCAACGATTTCAACCGATTCAGTTTCGGCGCCCGGAGCGCGCTCGATTCGCGGGCCCAGGTCGGCTCGCTGAAGCTCGACGGCACGACTGGTGGCTTCTTCCAGCGCACCAACTACACGACCAACGGGTTCTTCATCCCGGCCAGCCGGCCGAGCGATCAGGAGAACTACGCGATGAACTACTACGCGTTCACCGAATGGAACGCCGCTCTCCCCGGCGACTTCATTCTGACCGCCGGCGCCGCGCTTACGTTCAACGAGTTCGGAATCCGCAACATGCTCAAGAACAACGTGATCAACGACACCACCGTGGTGTACCGGCGGTCGTTCGACCCCAGGCTCACGCCCCGGGGTGCGCTGCT
It encodes:
- a CDS encoding TonB-dependent receptor; this translates as MPPIHSPAQPTRGTTLAISLILAALAPTGALAATSVGGTITDSRTHLPIAQALVRAEGMPFKATTNESGRYSLSGDRDVATLVVTRIGYQEKTVTVTDSTMDIELEPAAVEVGAVEVTGRAIGKPQLDDARATGTLTEKDLGRGNSLNLENSINTIPGVFMQSRTPWGGAHIQIRGYYPNYSQNSNGFGSQAFINQIPITDATGQTILDDVDFSTLGKVEVIKGPSSSVYGSAIGGTVNFTTARPAPDRSDLSQELVGGSDGLFRTNTIFGHADDHSALMANYGHQTYDSFRPNSRSKKDYAYVAGDFKAGGRQDISTYFSYNNSYEQLAGEIDSTDFYNRRAIDNPVYAANKSKISIESERAGFTHEYRFEDDLSLRSTFFGIGQTTSQPFAHGFNDFNRFSFGARSALDSRAQVGSLKLDGTTGGFFQRTNYTTNGFFIPASRPSDQENYAMNYYAFTEWNAALPGDFILTAGAALTFNEFGIRNMLKNNVINDTTVVYRRSFDPRLTPRGALLKKFGDAISIYGSVSTGFTPPALSSIINSDNTVNTSLKPESAVQYEVGSKGLVLRHKLSYDLALFDMEITDKLVSQRIGAVNSTTNAGKQRNRGAELVTSALVIDDPKGMISSLRPWLSYTYSDFKYIDFKSDANNNAATLDFSGKQVARVPKNVFNLGLDAQSRTGAYLFASYQHVDKIWVTFGNTNGMKPYDLLSGKLGWQRQVAHRFLLDVAGGGDNLLNSTVYSFVFVGPTYAGLAQPADGGTGDGYIIPAPYNGTYYATATLTFTF